From one Triticum urartu cultivar G1812 chromosome 3, Tu2.1, whole genome shotgun sequence genomic stretch:
- the LOC125548999 gene encoding 1-aminocyclopropane-1-carboxylate oxidase homolog 1-like, whose protein sequence is MASDHRLGALKAFDDTKAGVKGLVDAGVTAVPAIFHHAPESLDDAPHHHGHQFAIPVVDLAGLATPFGRASAVGAVKAAAETVGFFQAVNHGVPEAALSAMLAALRGFNEETADAKAPYHTRDDSRRVRYHSNFDLYQSPAANWRDTLYMEMAPEPPAPEEIPPACRAIALEFAGLVQGLGSTLLGLVPEALGLRQGHLEEHTQCLEGPSLACHYYPACPEPHLTLGTTKHSDPGFLTVLLQDAVGGLQVLVEDDKQQPAWADVSAVAGALVVNVGDYLQLMSNDRFKSVEHRVVAKSAGPRVSVACFFGAEGSTRVLAPIVADGGNARYRNTTVDEMARHYRAKGLDGVSSLQHVRI, encoded by the coding sequence ATGGCCTCCGACCACCGCCTGGGCGCGCTCAAGGCGTTCGACGACACCAAGGCCGGCGTCAAGGGCCTCGTGGACGCGGGAGTCACGGCCGTCCCCGCCATCTTCCACCACGCGCCCGAATCCCTCGACGACGCGCCCCATCACCATGGCCACCAGTTCGCCATCCCAGTCGTCGACCTCGCCGGCCTCGCGACACCGTTCGGGAGAGCCTCGGCGGTCGGCGCGGTGAAGGCGGCCGCCGAGACGGTGGGCTTCTTCCAGGCGGTGAACCACGGTGTGCCGGAGGCAGCTCTGTCGGCGATGCTCGCGGCGCTGCGGGGCTTCAACGAGGAGACGGCGGATGCCAAGGCGCCGTACCACACCCGGGACGACAGCCGGCGGGTGAGGTACCATAGCAACTTCGACCTCTACCAATCGCCGGCAGCCAACTGGCGTGACACGCTGTACATGGAGATGGCTCCGGAGCCGCCGGCGCCCGAGGAGATCCCGCCGGCGTGCAGGGCCATCGCGCTGGAGTTCGCGGGGCTGGTGCAGGGGCTGGGGAGCACGCTGCTCGGGCTGGTGCCGGAGGCGCTGGGCCTCCGGCAAGGGCACCTGGAGGAACACACACAGTGCCTAGAGGGGCCGAGCCTCGCCTGCCACTACTACCCGGCGTGCCCGGAGCCGCACCTGACACTGGGCACCACCAAGCACTCCGACCCCGGCTTCCTCACCGTGCTCCTCCAGGACGCCGTAGGCGGCCTCCAGGTGCTCGTCGAGGATGACAAGCAGCAGCCGGCGTGGGCGGACGTGTCGGCAGTGGCGGGGGCCCTGGTGGTGAACGTCGGCGACTATCTGCAGCTCATGTCCAACGACAGGTTCAAGAGCGTGGAGCACCGCGTGGTGGCCAAGAGCGCGGGGCCGAGGGTGTCGGTGGCCTGCTTCTTCGGGGCGGAGGGGTCGACGAGGGTGCTTGCGCCGATCGTCGCTGACGGCGGCAACGCCCGGTACAGGAACACGACGGTGGACGAAATGGCCAGGCACTACAGGGCCAAGGGCCTCGACGGCGTCTCCTCACTCCAACACGTCAGGATCTAA
- the LOC125547112 gene encoding LOW QUALITY PROTEIN: uncharacterized protein LOC125547112 (The sequence of the model RefSeq protein was modified relative to this genomic sequence to represent the inferred CDS: inserted 2 bases in 1 codon; substituted 1 base at 1 genomic stop codon), whose amino-acid sequence MVPPWPSFVLEFTEASMLSGRRQHAMLPLAVARACLSSPAPLPRPQTRAAPLSPLHRRRSTATLPRPARIPLLRPLGATVGVGASSRPARDRVIDFGKHKGQMLGTLPPSYLHWVVAELDYGDTLVWARLAREVLDDPVYVDRVEWEHAHRFLQXFDYVYDDGNGPLQEMAERFGWDLSDEDGWGRLDFRLLSTSYGGRIPRKADRRQSTDSGSNRSPHGGGALFDTGAADPDGPRGKRDERRERMRTRREEXVRTVKLDVLGVNSGAKDGHGGTWFVRPTGQIYA is encoded by the exons ATGGTGCCACCGTGGCCATCCTTCGTGCTGGAGTTCACGGAAGCTTCCATGCTCTCCGGCCGCCGCCAGCACGCCATGCTCCCGCTCGCCGTTGCAAGGGCCTGCCTTTCCTCCCCGGCGCCTCTGCCGAGACCCCAAACCCGAGCAGCGCCTCTCTCCCCCCTTCACCGTCGCCGCTCCACTGCCACGCTGCCCAGACCCGCCAGGATCCCCCTCCTCCGCCCGCTCGGGGCCACCGTGGGCGTCGGCGCGTCCTCGCGGCCCGCGAGGGACCGTGTGATCGACTTTGGCAAGCACAAGGGCCAGATGCTGGGCACGCTGCCGCCGTCCTACCTGCACTGGGTGGTCGCGGAGCTCGACTATGGGGACACGCTGGTCTGGGCGCGCCTGGCGCGCGAGGTGCTCGACGACCCCGTCTACGTCGACCGCGTCGAGTGGGAGCACGCGCACCGCTTCCTCCA GTTCGACTACGTCTACGACGACGGCAACGGGCCGCTCCAGGAGATGGCCGAGCGCTTCGGCTGGGATCTCTCCGACGAGGACGGTTGGGGCCGCCTCGACTTCCGCCTCCTCAGCACCTCCTACGGTGGCCGCATCCCGAGGAAGGCCGACCGGCGCCAGAGCACCGACAGCGGCAGCAACAGATCCCCCCACGGCGGCGGCGCCCTGTTCGACACCGGGGCGGCCGACCCGGACGGGCCGAGGGGGAAGAGGGACGAGAGGAGGGAGCGGATGCGGACGAGGAGGGAGGAGTAGGTGAGGACGGTGAAACTGGATGTGCTTGGCGTGAACTCCGGCGCGAAGGATGGCCACGGTGGCACCTGGTTCGTGCGCCCAACCGGTCAGATTTATGCTTAG